A single window of Fischerella sp. PCC 9605 DNA harbors:
- a CDS encoding ATP-binding protein yields the protein MNIRKKLLTIFSGLALLALASGGVTVWAIASWHASEDNLQDHYQRSLLLQRVRAATFRAMKEVPDRVITDDDDAKEEFEESIEPVDEDFERWAKLADNDAERQQVQQVRNAYNQLMNNARRVFDLMDAGRRNEALELMEEQLEKEDFQKFDEVTKAAVASDQKIRQQIRNQANNTRQTAQLVLTISAFGILSLIFLLFAYLASDLFAPLREAEQALDDVAKGDFQRHLDEERQDELGSLNRAFNRMTAAIAQREQIISMAAVPIQETDGASQQPDWQKVPSRLMLHRLVSQLRSRVSQLHGDEVDGSGTVAVAQKQAVIDQLDQILQAVARVTEFGFPLDLNLARTDIRSLLYEVMLRFHDELARRSVSFELQIAPEVNYAVVDRLKLREALGELIRNALSALPERGGHLGIRSLLAKDATKGAELLIEVADDGTGVEQPLINQAFVTFDDTQRQRPSVGLKLTRAIVEQHGGSLHIDSEPGLGTLVQMRLPLREE from the coding sequence ATGAACATACGGAAGAAGCTCTTAACTATTTTTAGCGGTTTGGCGCTGCTGGCACTGGCAAGTGGTGGTGTGACAGTATGGGCGATCGCTAGCTGGCACGCCAGTGAAGACAATCTTCAGGATCACTATCAGCGCAGTCTCTTGTTGCAGCGAGTCCGGGCAGCAACCTTTCGGGCTATGAAAGAAGTGCCAGATCGAGTTATTACCGACGATGACGATGCCAAAGAGGAGTTTGAAGAATCTATCGAACCTGTTGATGAAGATTTCGAGCGCTGGGCAAAGTTGGCTGATAATGATGCAGAACGTCAACAAGTGCAGCAGGTTCGCAACGCCTATAACCAACTGATGAACAATGCCCGTAGAGTCTTCGATTTGATGGATGCAGGTCGTCGGAATGAAGCTTTGGAATTGATGGAGGAGCAACTAGAAAAGGAAGACTTCCAGAAATTTGACGAGGTAACTAAGGCGGCGGTGGCTTCTGACCAAAAGATTCGCCAGCAGATTCGCAACCAAGCCAACAACACTCGTCAGACTGCCCAACTAGTGTTGACAATCTCTGCCTTTGGAATTCTCTCGCTGATCTTTTTGCTGTTTGCCTACCTGGCTTCTGATTTATTCGCTCCCCTGCGCGAAGCAGAACAAGCGCTGGATGATGTGGCAAAAGGTGATTTTCAGCGTCATTTGGATGAGGAACGTCAAGACGAGTTAGGGTCACTCAACCGTGCTTTTAATCGCATGACCGCAGCGATCGCTCAACGAGAGCAAATCATCAGCATGGCAGCTGTGCCCATACAAGAGACAGATGGTGCCAGCCAACAGCCAGACTGGCAGAAAGTCCCATCCCGTCTGATGCTGCATCGGCTGGTATCACAATTGCGATCGCGAGTTTCACAACTGCACGGCGATGAGGTAGATGGCAGTGGCACAGTAGCAGTTGCACAAAAACAGGCAGTAATTGACCAGCTCGATCAGATTTTGCAGGCAGTGGCGCGTGTTACCGAATTCGGATTTCCTTTAGACCTGAATCTAGCTCGTACAGATATCCGATCATTACTTTACGAAGTGATGCTGCGGTTTCATGACGAGTTAGCCCGCCGGAGTGTGAGCTTCGAGTTACAAATTGCACCAGAAGTTAACTACGCAGTTGTGGATCGGCTCAAGCTGCGAGAAGCTTTGGGTGAATTGATACGCAACGCTCTTTCAGCCTTACCAGAACGGGGAGGACACTTAGGGATACGGTCATTGCTTGCTAAAGATGCAACTAAGGGCGCCGAACTGCTGATCGAAGTTGCCGACGATGGTACAGGTGTTGAGCAGCCATTGATTAATCAAGCTTTTGTTACCTTTGATGACACCCAGAGGCAACGTCCCAGTGTAGGACTCAAGCTCACTAGAGCGATTGTTGAGCAGCATGGGGGTAGTCTTCATATTGACAGTGAACCCGGTCTAGGTACGCTTGTTCAGATGCGGTTGCCGTTGCGTGAGGAGTGA
- a CDS encoding SLC13 family permease has protein sequence MTKASASKSVSRQTEADKASLWNRFDTKRLQQVTSSASGSQQQSSGKYSRRRKFRWVVDAVLPLALTTIAGIAVLLPSSLPDPARLALFAFLLAAILWSTTSINADYIALFTMMLLVLSGGTSQEQLFDALASDVVWLMIGAFVLGGAVQKTGLAGRLTQLVVSRARKVRSLFWLLVTVLIPLSFLIPSTSGRAAVAIPVFRSITSATSDRRIIRALALLMPTIILVSTIVALVGAGSHLIANDLLQQISKERISFTQWVIYGLPFGIAASYASCWVIMRLFLDKGRLNQKLDIPQGKRKPLSRSEWITLIVVGVMIALWLTESWHGFEIATVTVVGALILTLPGIGVLKWKEGLKSVSWNLVIFVGAALVLGRALIDSKAAQWIIDQLFTISSIASTDSRLLILVSLAFISLTSHLYMTSHTARAAALVPALLYLGNSLQLNPIAVMFISTVGMDYCLTFPVSSKALLMFQELEGETYKPTDLLRLTSVLLPVHLGLMVLFYFSYWRWVGLRL, from the coding sequence ATGACAAAAGCTTCTGCCTCTAAATCTGTATCCAGACAAACTGAAGCAGACAAGGCAAGCCTTTGGAATCGATTTGATACCAAACGCTTACAGCAGGTTACATCCAGTGCCTCAGGTTCTCAGCAACAGTCATCCGGCAAATACTCCCGGCGGCGAAAGTTCCGCTGGGTGGTAGATGCGGTATTGCCACTGGCACTAACAACCATCGCTGGTATTGCCGTGCTGTTACCTTCTTCACTACCTGACCCTGCACGTCTGGCTTTGTTCGCGTTTCTACTGGCAGCGATTTTATGGTCAACCACATCAATTAATGCAGACTACATCGCCCTCTTTACCATGATGTTGTTAGTTCTGTCAGGCGGAACTTCTCAGGAACAACTGTTTGATGCCCTGGCTTCAGATGTGGTTTGGTTAATGATTGGTGCTTTTGTGTTAGGTGGTGCGGTTCAAAAAACAGGCTTGGCAGGACGGCTAACACAGTTAGTAGTATCAAGAGCGCGAAAAGTTAGAAGTTTGTTTTGGCTACTCGTGACAGTACTGATTCCACTGTCATTTTTAATTCCTTCAACATCAGGTCGGGCAGCTGTGGCAATTCCAGTGTTTCGCAGCATCACCAGTGCCACGAGCGATCGCCGTATTATCCGTGCTTTGGCATTACTTATGCCAACAATCATCTTGGTGTCAACAATTGTGGCCTTAGTAGGAGCTGGTTCACATCTAATCGCCAATGATTTACTCCAGCAAATTAGCAAAGAGCGAATCTCTTTCACCCAATGGGTAATCTACGGTTTACCTTTTGGCATTGCTGCCAGCTATGCCTCGTGCTGGGTAATTATGCGCCTATTTTTAGATAAAGGTCGCCTCAATCAGAAATTAGATATTCCCCAAGGCAAACGCAAGCCACTGTCTCGTTCGGAATGGATTACCCTCATTGTGGTCGGCGTGATGATTGCGTTGTGGCTAACGGAAAGCTGGCATGGGTTTGAGATTGCCACAGTCACAGTGGTTGGAGCCCTGATTTTAACTTTGCCAGGGATTGGGGTACTGAAGTGGAAAGAGGGACTCAAATCAGTTTCTTGGAATTTAGTAATTTTCGTTGGTGCAGCCTTAGTGCTGGGACGGGCGCTGATTGATTCTAAAGCAGCGCAGTGGATTATTGACCAGCTTTTTACTATCAGCAGTATTGCCAGTACAGATTCTCGTTTGCTGATTCTAGTATCACTGGCGTTTATCTCCCTCACATCCCATCTGTATATGACCTCCCACACGGCACGGGCAGCAGCGTTAGTTCCAGCATTACTTTACCTGGGTAACAGTTTGCAGCTCAATCCGATCGCAGTCATGTTTATCAGCACTGTTGGCATGGATTACTGCCTGACTTTTCCAGTTAGTTCCAAAGCATTATTGATGTTTCAAGAACTTGAAGGCGAAACCTACAAACCCACAGATTTGCTCCGCCTGACTTCAGTACTGCTTCCTGTGCATTTGGGGTTAATGGTGCTGTTCTACTTCAGTTACTGGCGTTGGGTTGGTTTGAGATTGTAG